One part of the Sneathia vaginalis genome encodes these proteins:
- the ulaG gene encoding L-ascorbate 6-phosphate lactonase, whose product MSKINEITRESWILNTFPEWGTWLNEEIDEEVVEKGKVAMWWLGNMGTWIKTNGGANICIDLWLSTGKRTKKNKFMKPKHQHQRACGCVKLQPNLRNTPCLIDPFKITKIDAILATHSHSDHIDVNVAAAITQNCPEAKFIGPKSCCDLWRKWGVPEERIVCVRPGDIVKIKDMEIVMLESFDRTMLLTVSEDVVLKGKLPPDMDDMAVNYLVKTDAGNIYHAGDSHYSNYYVKHAKDHKVDVAFVGFGENPRGMTDKLTASDVLRVAESLDTNVIIPIHHDIWTNFMSDTNEILVLWEMRRKRLKYKFKPYIWQPGGKFIYPDNKDDMEYMYPRGFEDAFEMETDLPFLQIL is encoded by the coding sequence ATGTCTAAAATTAATGAAATAACAAGAGAAAGCTGGATTCTAAACACATTTCCTGAATGGGGAACTTGGCTAAATGAAGAAATTGATGAAGAAGTTGTTGAAAAAGGTAAAGTCGCTATGTGGTGGCTTGGAAATATGGGTACATGGATTAAAACAAATGGTGGTGCTAATATCTGTATAGATTTATGGCTATCAACTGGTAAGAGAACTAAGAAAAACAAATTTATGAAACCAAAACACCAACACCAAAGAGCTTGTGGTTGCGTTAAATTACAACCAAATTTAAGAAACACACCTTGCTTAATAGATCCATTTAAAATTACAAAGATAGATGCAATATTAGCAACTCATAGTCATAGTGATCACATAGATGTAAATGTCGCTGCAGCAATAACACAAAATTGTCCAGAAGCTAAATTTATTGGTCCTAAGAGTTGTTGTGATTTATGGAGAAAATGGGGAGTGCCTGAAGAAAGAATAGTTTGTGTTAGACCAGGTGATATTGTAAAAATCAAAGATATGGAAATAGTTATGTTAGAATCATTTGATAGAACAATGTTATTAACAGTAAGTGAAGATGTTGTATTGAAAGGTAAATTACCACCTGATATGGATGATATGGCAGTAAATTATCTAGTAAAAACAGATGCTGGAAATATTTATCATGCTGGAGATTCACACTATTCAAACTATTATGTAAAACATGCAAAAGATCACAAAGTTGATGTTGCGTTTGTAGGATTTGGAGAAAATCCAAGAGGTATGACAGATAAATTAACAGCTTCAGATGTATTAAGAGTAGCTGAAAGTTTAGACACTAATGTAATTATACCTATACACCATGATATCTGGACTAACTTTATGTCAGATACAAATGAAATATTAGTATTATGGGAAATGAGAAGAAAGAGATTAAAATACAAGTTTAAACCATATATTTGGCAACCTGGTGGTAAGTTCATATATCCAGATAACAAAGATGATATGGAATATATGTACCCACGTGGATTTGAAGATGCATTTGAAATGGAGACAGATTTACCATTCTTACAAATATTATAG
- the rpmF gene encoding 50S ribosomal protein L32: protein MAVPKKRTSKAKRNMRRSHDGISAPSFIVEADGTVRRPHRVNLETGLYRGRKVLADAKEEKEAE, encoded by the coding sequence ATGGCAGTACCAAAGAAGAGAACCTCTAAAGCGAAAAGAAATATGAGAAGATCACATGATGGGATATCAGCACCTTCATTTATAGTTGAGGCAGATGGAACAGTAAGAAGACCACATAGAGTAAATTTAGAAACAGGGCTATATAGAGGAAGAAAAGTTTTAGCAGATGCTAAAGAAGAAAAAGAAGCAGAATAA
- a CDS encoding L-ribulose-5-phosphate 3-epimerase — MKKYVLGVYEKAMPNSLSIKEKLELAKQLGYDFMEISIDETDEKLSRLDWDKETVDDVVIAMRKVGFNIRSMCLSGQRKYPMGSLDENIRKRSMEIIEKAIKLADSLGVRIIQLAGYDVYYEKGNQKTKELFLENLKKATEIASKYGVMLAFETMETPFMDTVKKAKEVVEYINSPFLKIYPDLGNIKNSSLIYNEDVLDDIKEGKHLTVAAHIKESIPGHYREIPFLTGHVNFRECLEELWKIGVRRYVTELWYVGQEDFEKDIRFAVSTFRTMLDEIEKEH, encoded by the coding sequence ATGAAAAAATATGTATTAGGGGTATATGAAAAAGCTATGCCTAATAGTTTAAGTATTAAAGAAAAATTAGAACTAGCTAAACAACTTGGTTATGACTTTATGGAAATTAGTATAGATGAAACAGATGAAAAATTAAGTCGTTTAGATTGGGATAAAGAAACTGTAGATGATGTAGTTATTGCTATGAGAAAAGTAGGCTTTAATATACGAAGTATGTGCTTATCAGGACAAAGAAAATATCCTATGGGTTCTTTAGATGAGAATATTCGTAAAAGAAGTATGGAGATAATAGAAAAGGCGATTAAGTTAGCTGATAGTTTAGGTGTGAGAATAATACAACTTGCAGGTTATGATGTGTATTATGAAAAAGGTAACCAAAAGACTAAAGAATTATTCTTAGAAAACTTAAAAAAAGCAACAGAAATAGCTAGTAAGTACGGTGTAATGTTAGCTTTTGAAACTATGGAAACACCATTTATGGATACAGTAAAAAAGGCTAAAGAAGTAGTAGAATATATTAATTCACCATTTTTAAAAATATATCCAGACTTAGGTAATATTAAAAATTCATCTTTGATATATAACGAGGATGTTTTAGATGATATTAAAGAAGGTAAACATTTAACTGTTGCAGCACATATAAAGGAAAGTATTCCAGGTCATTATAGAGAAATACCATTTTTAACAGGACACGTAAACTTTAGAGAGTGTTTAGAAGAGTTGTGGAAGATAGGTGTTAGAAGATATGTTACAGAATTATGGTATGTTGGACAAGAAGACTTTGAAAAAGATATAAGGTTTGCAGTAAGTACATTTAGAACTATGTTAGATGAAATAGAAAAGGAACATTAA
- a CDS encoding L-ribulose-5-phosphate 4-epimerase, producing the protein MLEELKKRVYEANMDLPKYNLVKFTWGNVSEIDREKGLFVIKPSGVDYDKLTPDDMVVVDLEGNVVEGRYKPSSDTPTHVELYKAFSKIGGIVHTHSTYATSFAQAGRNIPCYGTTHADSIYGDIPCSRNLTEEEINEAYEKNTGKVIIETFEKLDYMATPTILCKNHGSFSWGENAKKAVYNAVVLEEVAKMAILTEMINKEVKEAPKCIQDKHYNRKHGKNAYYGNDVK; encoded by the coding sequence ATGTTAGAAGAATTAAAAAAGAGAGTATATGAAGCTAATATGGATTTACCAAAGTATAATTTGGTGAAGTTTACATGGGGAAATGTTTCTGAAATAGATAGAGAAAAGGGATTGTTTGTAATAAAGCCTAGTGGTGTTGATTATGATAAATTAACTCCAGATGATATGGTTGTAGTTGATTTAGAAGGTAATGTTGTAGAAGGTAGATACAAACCATCATCTGATACACCAACTCATGTAGAACTTTATAAGGCATTTAGCAAAATTGGAGGTATAGTTCATACACATTCTACATATGCAACAAGTTTTGCACAAGCAGGAAGAAATATACCGTGTTATGGAACAACGCACGCAGATAGCATATATGGTGATATACCTTGTAGTAGAAACCTAACAGAAGAAGAAATAAATGAAGCATATGAAAAAAATACAGGTAAGGTTATTATAGAAACGTTTGAGAAGTTAGACTATATGGCAACACCTACAATATTATGTAAAAACCATGGTTCTTTTTCATGGGGTGAAAATGCAAAAAAAGCTGTATACAATGCAGTTGTTCTAGAAGAAGTAGCGAAAATGGCAATATTAACTGAGATGATAAATAAAGAAGTTAAAGAAGCTCCTAAGTGTATCCAAGATAAGCATTACAATAGAAAACATGGTAAAAATGCTTATTATGGTAATGATGTAAAATAA